A DNA window from Ornithobacterium rhinotracheale DSM 15997 contains the following coding sequences:
- the rodA gene encoding rod shape-determining protein RodA — MQSSRFYNGIDWPVILMVLVIMAFGVANIYSVDPDYGVKQIVRIGLGFGMIFFFMIITSFTKNFFDIYAFLFYIAGVLSLVGVLFVGKEINGAKAWYSIGGVGIQPVELMKIATGLMIAHTLNIPSNDIREPKTFLMCMGFIAIPAVLILLQPDVGSLFVFGAFFLAMYREGMSPFFLLIPIGLGGVFLMSVVWDSSLLIAGIGFVFWLIITLFTLFSGRNKLSFRGMYALMGLYFGLGLFFILNTIFTKFFLQDLGIESIISRKTEIMVNISSLLMAIICFITCLGIYLGNRDYDTGISQFVKIKASHTRQFLSSALLLIFSMGIVMAISFNADKILEKLPKHQRERIMVLFEGEGKYRDTSGYNLLYSKTAIGSGELWGTGWNKGTITDGRFVPEQWTDYIFCTVGEEWGFVGSTALVLLYACLIARLYYLAESQKTTFARFFGYSVASILLLHFFINIGMVIGLFPTVGIPLPFLSYGGSSLWGFMFMLFIFLKLNYENNQTLI; from the coding sequence TTGCAGTCAAGTAGATTTTATAACGGAATAGATTGGCCAGTGATTTTGATGGTGCTGGTAATTATGGCATTTGGTGTGGCAAACATTTATAGTGTAGACCCAGACTATGGTGTCAAGCAAATCGTGCGTATAGGATTAGGTTTTGGAATGATTTTCTTTTTTATGATTATCACTTCCTTTACCAAAAACTTTTTTGATATTTACGCCTTTCTCTTTTACATAGCAGGCGTGCTTTCGCTTGTGGGCGTGCTCTTTGTGGGAAAAGAAATCAACGGGGCAAAAGCGTGGTATTCCATTGGGGGCGTGGGGATTCAGCCCGTGGAGCTGATGAAAATTGCCACGGGATTGATGATTGCGCACACACTCAATATCCCGTCTAATGATATACGCGAGCCCAAAACTTTTTTGATGTGCATGGGCTTTATCGCCATTCCTGCCGTGCTGATTTTATTGCAGCCCGATGTGGGATCGTTATTCGTATTTGGAGCGTTTTTCTTAGCCATGTATCGCGAGGGCATGTCTCCCTTTTTCTTATTAATCCCGATTGGATTAGGCGGCGTTTTCTTAATGTCCGTTGTGTGGGATAGTAGTTTGCTCATCGCAGGAATAGGATTTGTATTTTGGCTGATTATTACACTTTTTACCCTGTTTTCTGGGCGAAACAAACTTTCATTTCGTGGCATGTATGCCTTGATGGGCTTGTATTTTGGCTTAGGCTTATTTTTTATACTAAATACGATTTTCACTAAATTCTTTTTGCAAGACTTAGGCATAGAAAGCATTATTTCAAGAAAAACCGAAATCATGGTAAATATTTCGTCTCTACTCATGGCGATTATTTGCTTTATCACTTGTTTAGGGATTTATTTAGGCAACCGTGATTATGATACAGGGATTTCGCAATTTGTGAAAATCAAAGCCAGCCACACACGCCAATTTTTATCCTCAGCCTTATTGCTAATCTTCTCTATGGGGATTGTGATGGCAATTAGCTTTAATGCAGATAAAATCCTTGAAAAATTGCCAAAGCACCAGCGCGAGCGAATCATGGTGCTCTTTGAGGGCGAAGGCAAGTATCGAGATACTTCGGGGTATAACTTATTGTATTCCAAAACAGCCATTGGCTCAGGCGAATTGTGGGGCACGGGCTGGAACAAAGGAACCATTACCGATGGGCGTTTTGTGCCCGAGCAGTGGACAGATTATATCTTCTGCACCGTGGGCGAGGAGTGGGGCTTTGTAGGAAGCACCGCCTTAGTATTGCTCTACGCATGCCTTATTGCACGATTGTATTATCTCGCCGAATCCCAAAAAACCACTTTTGCACGATTTTTTGGGTACAGTGTTGCTTCCATTTTGTTGTTGCACTTTTTCATCAACATTGGAATGGTCATCGGATTGTTCCCTACGGTGGGAATCCCGTTGCCGTTTTTAAGCTATGGCGGTAGCTCGCTCTGGGGATTTATGTTTATGCTTTTTATATTTCTAAAATTAAATTACGAGAACAATCAAACTTTAATTTAA
- a CDS encoding polyprenyl synthetase family protein, with translation MTKIAQYQELIQQALTQNSLIKQPEALYEPMEYILQLGGKRLRPTLCLMGCELFGGDINEALKPSLAMEYFHNFTLMHDDIMDDAPIRRGKATVHEKYDINTALLSGDALMIKSYQLFNELKPEVFKKVVTHFSQMAIELCEGQQYDMNFENQKEVSFAEYEKMITGKTGVLTACALKVGAMIAGASEEDANHLYDFGKYLGIAFQLKDDLLDVFGDKDAFGKKHAGDIFENKKTILYIKALEKADERQRDELEYWYEIKTENIDKIYAVEKIFKVLNIDVEVGDMINEYTRKAIDSLNAIQGNVNSKEDLAQFAQKLIGRTF, from the coding sequence ATGACAAAAATAGCCCAATACCAAGAATTAATTCAGCAAGCTTTAACGCAAAATTCACTGATCAAGCAACCCGAAGCATTGTACGAGCCCATGGAATATATCTTGCAATTGGGCGGAAAGCGTTTGCGTCCTACCCTTTGTTTAATGGGCTGCGAATTGTTTGGTGGTGATATAAACGAGGCTTTAAAGCCAAGTTTAGCCATGGAATATTTTCACAACTTTACCTTGATGCACGACGACATTATGGACGATGCGCCGATTCGTAGAGGAAAAGCCACTGTGCATGAGAAATACGATATCAACACTGCATTGCTTTCGGGAGATGCGCTTATGATTAAATCGTATCAATTATTTAATGAATTAAAACCTGAAGTCTTCAAAAAAGTAGTAACGCACTTTAGCCAAATGGCAATAGAGCTTTGCGAAGGGCAGCAATACGACATGAATTTTGAAAACCAAAAAGAAGTGTCCTTTGCCGAATACGAGAAAATGATTACAGGCAAAACAGGCGTGCTCACGGCTTGTGCACTCAAAGTGGGAGCAATGATTGCGGGAGCGTCTGAGGAAGATGCCAATCATTTGTACGACTTTGGGAAATATCTTGGCATTGCCTTTCAGTTAAAAGATGATTTGCTAGATGTTTTTGGGGATAAAGATGCCTTTGGGAAAAAGCACGCGGGCGATATTTTTGAAAACAAAAAAACGATTCTTTACATCAAAGCTTTGGAAAAAGCAGACGAGCGTCAGCGCGATGAATTGGAATATTGGTACGAAATTAAAACCGAAAATATCGATAAAATTTACGCCGTAGAAAAAATATTTAAAGTGCTAAACATCGATGTCGAAGTGGGCGATATGATTAATGAATACACACGCAAAGCCATCGATTCGCTCAATGCGATTCAAGGAAATGTAAATTCAAAAGAAGATTTGGCACAATTTGCACAAAAATTAATTGGGCGTACTTTTTAA
- a CDS encoding SanA/YdcF family protein produces MFKKLIFPIGLICLVVLCIPFYTNYQASPYVKNKVSELSPRTFAIVLGTGLKNGGKPGYYLRNRLDDAIRLYQSGKVRKILISGDNSTENYDEISAMNNYLLQKGIPQNIIFGDYAGFDTYSSMERADKIFDIKDAIIVTQDFHLKRAVFLAREKGIDAEGYASQVLYGERKYFPREWGASIKAFFDCLINRTPKFYGEKVDTTQGSNIETEQL; encoded by the coding sequence ATGTTCAAAAAACTGATTTTTCCCATTGGGCTCATTTGTTTGGTGGTATTGTGTATTCCATTTTATACCAATTATCAGGCTTCGCCTTATGTGAAAAATAAAGTAAGCGAACTCTCTCCTCGCACTTTTGCTATTGTGCTAGGAACTGGGCTTAAAAATGGCGGAAAGCCAGGCTACTATTTGCGTAATCGTTTGGATGACGCTATAAGATTGTATCAATCGGGGAAAGTACGCAAAATCCTCATTTCTGGGGACAATAGCACCGAGAATTATGATGAAATTTCGGCAATGAACAATTATTTGCTTCAAAAAGGAATTCCTCAAAACATCATTTTTGGAGACTATGCAGGATTTGATACCTACTCAAGCATGGAACGCGCCGATAAGATTTTTGATATTAAAGACGCTATCATCGTAACGCAAGATTTTCATTTAAAGCGAGCTGTTTTTCTTGCCCGAGAAAAAGGTATCGATGCCGAAGGCTACGCAAGCCAAGTCCTCTATGGCGAAAGGAAATATTTTCCAAGAGAATGGGGTGCTAGCATAAAAGCCTTTTTTGATTGTTTAATCAATCGCACGCCTAAATTCTACGGCGAAAAAGTAGACACTACACAAGGTTCCAACATCGAAACTGAGCAGTTGTAA
- a CDS encoding TatD family hydrolase: MYIDSHTHLYSEAFENDVDQVVEQAISQGVERFFLPAVDSNTHEAMLSLEERYPKQMYSMMGLHPVDVKPESYKQELATVEEYLAKRAFAAVGEIGIDLYWEQSTLGIQQEAFAHQIHLAKKYNLPIVIHCREAFDEVFEVLEQNKDEKLFGIFHCFTGTLDQAEKAISYGLKLGIGGVVTFKNGKIDQFLNQIPLEHIVLETDSPYLAPTPHRGKRNESKYIPLIAQKLVDVYGVSLKEIEETTTKNSLEIFNLYK, translated from the coding sequence ATGTATATTGATTCTCACACCCATTTATATTCCGAAGCATTTGAAAACGATGTAGACCAAGTGGTGGAACAAGCCATTTCGCAAGGCGTGGAAAGATTTTTCTTGCCCGCGGTGGATTCCAATACGCACGAAGCTATGTTGTCGCTAGAGGAGCGATATCCCAAGCAAATGTATAGCATGATGGGGCTGCACCCCGTGGATGTGAAACCAGAATCGTATAAGCAAGAATTGGCAACCGTAGAGGAATATTTGGCAAAGAGAGCATTTGCTGCAGTGGGCGAAATCGGGATAGATTTGTATTGGGAACAAAGCACGCTGGGCATTCAGCAAGAGGCTTTTGCACATCAAATTCATTTAGCCAAAAAATATAATCTCCCGATTGTGATTCATTGTCGTGAGGCTTTTGATGAGGTGTTTGAAGTTCTGGAGCAGAATAAGGACGAAAAATTATTCGGGATTTTCCATTGTTTTACGGGGACTTTAGACCAAGCAGAAAAAGCTATTTCCTATGGTTTGAAGTTGGGAATTGGAGGCGTTGTTACTTTTAAAAATGGCAAAATCGATCAATTTTTAAATCAAATTCCATTGGAGCATATCGTGCTCGAAACCGATTCGCCGTATTTGGCACCTACTCCGCACCGAGGCAAGCGAAACGAGAGCAAATACATCCCGCTGATTGCGCAAAAATTGGTAGATGTGTATGGCGTGAGCTTAAAAGAAATCGAGGAAACTACGACTAAAAATTCGTTGGAAATATTTAATTTATATAAATAA
- a CDS encoding GSCFA domain-containing protein, with product MEFSTKIKIENPDFNIQHREPLFSMGSCFAENIYNKLSEFKFPAMCNPFGTLFHPLAIENALMRIYSQQFYTPKEIFHYNDLFFSWDHSTKFSTNKVDDTLEKINQNIEQAHLFTNRAQVFIFTLGTAWAYHLKKGNFFVANCHKIPQTQFDKILLTPTQVIQSLRNIIALCKDINPEANVIFTISPVRHAKDGFRENNLSKGTLHLAINHVLSDETPGVYYFPSYEIVLDELRDYRFYDRDMLHPNQLAVEYIWERFADTFFSQKTQELNKEVGKINAAVAHRPMNPYAIEHRKFLYDTLKNIDQLALSFPPDTFKQEIDKIKYQIQHVY from the coding sequence ATGGAATTTAGTACCAAAATAAAAATAGAAAATCCAGATTTTAATATTCAGCATAGGGAGCCGCTATTTTCTATGGGCTCTTGCTTTGCCGAAAATATTTATAATAAATTATCTGAGTTTAAATTTCCTGCGATGTGCAATCCGTTTGGGACTTTGTTTCATCCGCTGGCGATAGAAAACGCTTTGATGCGTATTTATTCGCAGCAATTTTACACGCCAAAGGAGATTTTTCACTACAACGATTTATTCTTTAGCTGGGATCATAGCACTAAATTTTCGACCAACAAAGTAGATGATACGCTTGAGAAAATCAATCAAAATATAGAACAAGCACATTTGTTTACCAATCGTGCGCAAGTCTTTATTTTTACTTTGGGCACGGCTTGGGCTTATCATTTAAAAAAAGGAAATTTCTTTGTGGCTAATTGCCATAAAATACCGCAAACTCAGTTTGATAAAATTTTGCTTACCCCAACGCAGGTCATTCAATCGTTGAGAAACATCATTGCACTTTGCAAGGACATTAATCCAGAGGCTAATGTGATTTTTACCATCAGTCCTGTGCGACATGCCAAAGATGGTTTTAGAGAAAATAATTTAAGCAAAGGCACGCTACATTTAGCCATAAATCATGTTTTAAGCGATGAAACGCCTGGTGTGTATTATTTCCCTTCGTATGAAATTGTGCTCGATGAGTTGCGCGATTATCGTTTTTATGACAGGGATATGTTGCACCCTAATCAATTGGCGGTAGAATACATTTGGGAACGATTTGCCGATACTTTCTTTAGCCAAAAAACACAAGAGCTTAACAAAGAAGTGGGCAAAATCAACGCAGCGGTGGCACATCGCCCAATGAACCCGTATGCGATAGAGCATCGTAAATTTTTGTACGACACGCTTAAAAACATCGACCAGCTGGCACTTTCGTTTCCGCCAGATACCTTTAAACAAGAAATAGATAAAATAAAATACCAAATTCAGCATGTATATTGA
- a CDS encoding ion transporter: MKRQIQFKKKLYNLLENDSNYSTPRAIFDIILAIVILTSIILFFIESKNGELSPLLLEVDLVITVFFIIEFLLRGYVCSNFREDWKKNGAAYAIYQKVDWLKRPMTVVDFLAILPGIKAFRVFKSFRILRLFRLLRAKRLYVLLKEQRIIAAIKGMKESARVFYITLIFTALSFIFVSSILFFIENGEGSEEFDTYPSALWYAVKVLGFGNDTPRTLLGHILTAFLLLLNMAIFGTFISLIITKIQGLMNAITSGKIGKIKHKNHIVICGYTKSSKLVIEGLLKNIENRNKIVLISEKTIEDTLDGVIYINGDYTDDEILAKANISEASYAVIFAEFHPHDTIRDVDLRTVLTVFNIEKINKNIHTIAEIQEEKNAEIIRDKIQGDEILYKEVIDSKIILNCLDTRYISEIFYNLLGGVSHKDKNTTKDVSSKIHEIKLEDCEINLPCTAKDLKFYFIENEASLIGYIDKDNTPHVSPKNDEIIPENSRIIYIK, encoded by the coding sequence ATGAAAAGGCAAATTCAGTTCAAGAAAAAATTATACAATTTACTTGAAAACGACAGCAACTATAGCACGCCTCGTGCTATTTTTGATATTATACTTGCAATCGTAATCCTTACCTCGATTATTCTCTTTTTTATTGAAAGTAAAAATGGGGAGTTATCACCTTTGCTATTAGAAGTTGATTTAGTGATTACAGTTTTTTTCATCATTGAGTTTCTTCTAAGGGGCTATGTGTGCAGTAATTTCAGAGAAGATTGGAAAAAGAATGGCGCCGCTTATGCTATATACCAAAAAGTGGATTGGTTAAAAAGACCTATGACGGTAGTCGATTTCCTAGCTATCTTACCTGGGATTAAAGCTTTTAGAGTATTTAAAAGTTTTAGAATTTTAAGATTATTTAGACTACTCAGAGCTAAAAGATTATATGTTCTACTAAAAGAACAACGAATCATTGCCGCCATAAAGGGAATGAAGGAAAGCGCAAGAGTTTTTTATATTACATTAATCTTCACAGCACTTTCGTTTATCTTCGTGTCTTCTATTTTATTTTTCATAGAAAATGGAGAAGGCTCTGAAGAGTTTGACACCTATCCCAGTGCCTTGTGGTATGCCGTAAAGGTTTTAGGCTTTGGAAACGACACTCCACGCACGCTTTTAGGACATATCCTTACCGCTTTTTTGCTTTTGCTCAACATGGCAATTTTCGGAACATTTATATCTTTAATTATAACTAAAATACAAGGGCTTATGAACGCAATAACATCTGGAAAAATTGGAAAAATTAAACATAAAAACCATATCGTAATTTGTGGGTACACAAAATCATCTAAATTAGTAATTGAAGGGCTATTAAAAAACATTGAAAACAGAAATAAAATTGTATTAATCTCTGAAAAAACAATCGAAGATACCCTAGATGGCGTTATCTATATAAATGGAGATTATACAGATGACGAAATTTTGGCCAAGGCTAATATTTCAGAAGCCAGCTATGCCGTAATTTTTGCCGAATTTCACCCTCATGATACGATAAGAGATGTAGATTTAAGAACTGTTTTAACTGTATTTAATATCGAAAAAATAAATAAAAACATCCATACCATTGCAGAAATTCAAGAGGAGAAAAACGCAGAAATTATCCGAGACAAAATTCAAGGAGATGAAATTTTATACAAAGAAGTCATCGACTCCAAAATCATTTTAAACTGTTTAGACACTCGCTATATTTCTGAGATTTTTTACAATCTTCTTGGAGGTGTAAGCCATAAAGATAAAAATACCACAAAAGATGTTTCTAGCAAAATTCATGAAATCAAACTAGAAGATTGCGAAATAAATTTACCATGTACGGCAAAGGATTTAAAATTTTACTTTATTGAGAATGAGGCAAGTTTAATCGGTTATATTGATAAAGATAACACGCCCCATGTTTCTCCTAAAAATGATGAGATCATCCCCGAAAATTCAAGAATTATCTATATCAAGTAA